A region of the Lycium barbarum isolate Lr01 chromosome 1, ASM1917538v2, whole genome shotgun sequence genome:
GTGAAGAATGGCAAGGGACGGTTTAAGGTTCAGCGAGAATGATAGTCATCATGTTAAGATATATGAAATTTCAATAACAATAGTTTGCCTAATTAAGTTTATGTTTATTTTTATTAGTTGTCTAGCTCGCAAGTTGTTGTTTATGTTTAATAGGAGTAATGTAGCAACTTTAAAACTTGTTTGACGCTTGTTTGACGCCATTTCTTTGATGGAAATGTGGACTATGTGTTTCTTTATTCAATTTGTTTACTGTATCTTCTTTTCTCTCTTAATTTAATTTCTATCAAGGTTCAGAAGTTCTCTTCTGATCCGAGTTTATTAGAGTATCATAGGatctattaattttttttattacttgttatatttaatattttaactaagatattactttatattatatattagaAAGACCTTGTTTCGACATGTGTGCTTAAAATTCTTTCAAGCTAAAGTTGGGGGTAGTTTAGTCTTTCATCACTTAATGAAACCTGGCTTCAGCCCTAAAACAGAGTAGCCACATATCATTTTTCCACCAACATATCATTTGATCACCGTTGCCCTGGTTCATCGCTTTTCCTGGTTATCTCCTCTCTCTTTCTTCATAGCCAAAACGATAATCCATCTGCTTTCGCCTTGCTTATCTCACATCCGTCAAAACGTGCTTTCCTCGATTCCTCTTGCTATCAAAAATTCAGCAGTGCATGGATTTACAATGCTGGCAATTGTAGTTCCCGTAAGTGGTCATCTTCTCTCCGCTTTTAGTGAATAGTCTTAGGGTTTTCTCTTCTTGATATTATTGGAAAATAATTTGTAGTTTATAGTACTAGAGTTTTCTTAGCCATATTTATCTAAATCACTTCTATTTCTCCATTTCTAAATCTGACTAGAAGACACCAGGAGGGAAGTACACGATTAGTAGTGCCTATTCTTGGAGCATGGGTGGTGGTACACAACAACCATGGTGGAGAGCAGTTTGGTCTATAGCGACAGTTCCAAAGCATAGATTTATCTTTTGGTTGGTGATGCATGAAAGACTACTTACTCGGGTGAGACTAGAAAAGATGGGACTGTGCCAGGACAACTTTTGTGGCCTTTGTGGAAGATCCCCTGAAACTATAAACTACCTCTTTTTTGAATGTGCATACTCACAGATGTGTCTTGAAATGGTGCTAACCTGGCTCAAGGCTCCAAAATGCAGATTAGAAGTGCAAGGGATGTGGAGAAGGCTGGTGAGAGGAACTCAAGGGAAGATAAGTAGAGGGCTTATATGGGCAATATTGGCTGCAATGATATATCATATATGGAATGCAAGAAATGATGCTGTATGGAATCATAAAATTATCAGGCCTCAACTGATGGTGCAGCAAATACAAGAAGAAAGCAGGATTAGAGCCTTAGAGATGCTAAAGAGAAGAATAACCTGTAACGATAGGAAATGGATAGAACAATTGTATATGTAGGAAATATATAGAGTCAAAAGAGGTGTCATAGTAAGCGAATATGAATAGGTGGTCATGGTCTGATAGGCAGGAGAGATTTACCTGGTTTTTTGTTCTATAGGCTATAAGATATATGTAACTGTTTTGGGATGAAATACAATGAGTTTgtttggccaaaaaaaaaaaaaatctgactaGAAATTAAAAGAAAGTGGTAAAATAAGAGGACGAAGAACAAAGTTGAGCACCCTTCTACGCCTTTTGTTCAGAGGTTGATCTAGCAGTCAAATTGGGAAgagctttttttttatttttattttttggtgaaatcattgaaatttgCAGTTACTCCTTCGACCTCTCAACTAATATTATGCAACGGATTATTTTTTTCAGTAGCCTGTTtgcatattttaaaaaatcaataGTGCTCAattattgtttgtttgatatttgGACTGTAGTTATCCATCTATATACAGAGTAGTAATTATGAAGGACAAAAGAAACTAAGTTGTGGATATTCATTATTAGAAGAAGCATCAACCTTGTGAGTTGTGACTCTGATTGTGACCTCTTTTAGCGTTTAGAAAAAATCAATGAAATTGTGGTAACATTTTTTAGTATGGTGCTTTGAGTAAAATATCATTCTCCCCTTCACACACTTAAAGCTAGGTAAAAATGTATTTAACTTAAGCA
Encoded here:
- the LOC132628418 gene encoding uncharacterized protein LOC132628418, with amino-acid sequence MLAIVVPTPGGKYTISSAYSWSMGGGTQQPWWRAVWSIATVPKHRFIFWLVMHERLLTRVRLEKMGLCQDNFCGLCGRSPETINYLFFECAYSQMCLEMVLTWLKAPKCRLEVQGMWRRLVRGTQGKISRGLIWAILAAMIYHIWNARNDAVWNHKIIRPQLMVQQIQEESRIRALEMLKRRITCNDRKWIEQLYM